A region from the Rhodohalobacter sp. 614A genome encodes:
- a CDS encoding sigma-54 interaction domain-containing protein: MDRQALQERYGIIGESDAIKQVVDKIMQVSGTDITVLLQGESGVGKDVTARAIHSLSKRSRKDIVIVNCGAIPEGIIESELFGHEKGSFTGAHEARKGYFEKADGGTIFLDEIGDTPKNIQVKLLRVLESGEFFRVGSSKMYTADVRVIAATNQDLWELVKNGSFREDLYYRLDTVKIKLPPLRERKEDIIPIFRKFVTEFSSKYDSVFQGFSDDAKELLISYRWPGNVRELRNVAEQLVVLEKSQFIDKDRLQKYLKGRQHLGSTDNLPVLSRQDPDDEFESQQSSTDTGIIYRALVEMRTDISDLKKMLAKFLYSTFSEKEIKALPSAVSRNIDPNDISGHIREQMDDSSLGIRSVESSFDGEEEDEVDEIEQFFTDKEIPSIEEAEKFLIEQALKRFDGNRRKASEALGVSERTLYRKLDQYGLQ; this comes from the coding sequence ATGGACAGGCAAGCTCTACAGGAACGTTATGGAATTATCGGCGAATCTGATGCAATAAAGCAGGTTGTTGATAAAATAATGCAGGTATCCGGTACGGATATTACTGTGTTACTGCAGGGAGAAAGCGGCGTCGGTAAAGATGTTACCGCACGTGCCATCCACTCTTTAAGCAAAAGAAGCCGAAAAGATATTGTTATTGTCAACTGTGGCGCCATTCCGGAGGGAATTATAGAAAGCGAGCTCTTCGGACACGAAAAGGGTTCGTTTACTGGCGCACATGAAGCACGCAAAGGATATTTTGAAAAAGCGGATGGCGGAACCATTTTTCTTGATGAAATTGGCGACACACCCAAAAATATCCAGGTAAAACTCTTACGGGTTCTGGAAAGTGGTGAATTTTTCAGAGTGGGTTCCAGCAAAATGTACACCGCAGATGTCCGCGTTATCGCGGCTACCAACCAGGATTTATGGGAACTGGTAAAAAATGGAAGTTTCCGGGAAGATCTTTATTACCGGCTGGATACGGTGAAAATTAAACTGCCGCCGCTCAGAGAACGAAAAGAAGATATTATCCCGATTTTCAGAAAGTTTGTAACGGAATTCTCTTCCAAATACGATTCCGTTTTCCAGGGATTTTCAGACGATGCAAAGGAACTGTTAATCTCGTACCGGTGGCCGGGAAATGTTCGCGAGTTGAGAAATGTAGCGGAACAATTGGTTGTACTGGAAAAATCTCAGTTTATTGATAAAGACCGGCTTCAAAAGTATTTGAAAGGACGGCAGCATCTTGGTTCAACCGATAATTTACCGGTTCTCTCCCGACAGGATCCGGATGATGAGTTTGAAAGTCAACAATCCTCAACCGATACCGGAATTATCTACCGTGCACTTGTTGAAATGAGAACGGATATTTCCGACCTCAAAAAGATGCTCGCAAAATTTCTTTATTCCACATTCAGCGAGAAGGAAATCAAAGCACTGCCAAGTGCCGTATCCCGAAACATTGATCCCAATGATATTTCCGGGCATATTCGGGAACAGATGGACGATTCATCGTTGGGTATCCGGTCCGTAGAATCTTCTTTTGACGGTGAAGAAGAAGATGAAGTGGATGAAATTGAACAGTTCTTTACGGATAAAGAAATCCCATCTATCGAAGAAGCCGAAAAATTCCTGATTGAACAGGCGCTCAAACGATTCGACGGAAATCGACGGAAAGCTTCAGAAGCACTTGGAGTGAGTGAACGAACCCTTTACCGGAAGCTCGATCAATATGGATTGCAATAG
- the miaB gene encoding tRNA (N6-isopentenyl adenosine(37)-C2)-methylthiotransferase MiaB — MSNKRFYIETYGCQMNFADSEIVNSILMKEGMEPVHSAEEADVIFVNTCSIRENAETKVWNRLKEFRSLKKDKGDLTVGVLGCMAERIRDQIIDQEQLVDIVVGPDAYRDIPNLLAEVDDGRKAVNVLLSLEETYADISPVRTSDNGVSAFVSIMRGCDNMCAFCVVPFTRGRERSRPLKSILNEIKQLSEQGYKEVTLLGQNVNSYKYEDIDFTRLMDEASKVDPEIRFRFSSPHPKDFPEPLLHLIAERPNLCNYIHIPAQSGSSTTLERMRRPYTREQYLDLVERMREIIPDVSLSTDIIAGFCDETDEEHKDTVSLMKIVEYDLAYMFAYSERERTLAHRKYEDNVPEEVKKRRLSEIIQQQMNIQQKNNKLEIGKRHLVLAEGESKRSSEQLSGRTDTNKMVVFDRRDFQKGDYVEVEITDCTSATLMATPIRKTSIREFYAEPALA, encoded by the coding sequence ATGAGTAATAAAAGATTCTACATAGAGACGTACGGTTGTCAGATGAACTTTGCCGATTCTGAAATCGTCAATTCCATCCTTATGAAAGAAGGCATGGAACCAGTGCATTCAGCCGAGGAAGCAGATGTTATTTTTGTGAACACCTGTTCCATTCGCGAAAATGCCGAAACCAAAGTCTGGAATCGTCTGAAAGAATTTCGATCACTCAAAAAAGATAAAGGCGATTTGACTGTTGGCGTTCTCGGCTGCATGGCTGAGCGAATCCGTGATCAAATCATCGACCAGGAACAACTGGTAGATATTGTTGTGGGACCCGATGCGTATCGCGACATCCCAAATCTGCTTGCAGAAGTTGATGATGGACGGAAAGCGGTGAACGTTCTTTTATCTCTCGAGGAAACCTATGCCGATATCAGCCCGGTACGAACTAGCGATAACGGTGTAAGTGCTTTCGTATCCATCATGCGCGGTTGCGACAACATGTGCGCTTTCTGCGTCGTGCCTTTCACAAGAGGCCGGGAGCGCAGCCGTCCCCTGAAAAGTATATTAAATGAAATTAAGCAACTCAGTGAGCAGGGATATAAAGAAGTTACCCTTCTGGGACAGAACGTAAATTCTTACAAATATGAAGATATCGACTTTACCCGCTTGATGGATGAAGCCAGTAAAGTTGATCCGGAAATACGTTTTCGGTTTTCTTCTCCGCATCCAAAAGATTTCCCCGAACCTCTTCTGCACCTGATTGCCGAACGGCCGAATCTCTGTAATTACATTCACATTCCGGCTCAATCCGGTAGTTCCACAACTCTGGAACGTATGCGGCGTCCCTATACACGAGAACAGTACCTGGATTTGGTTGAGCGAATGAGGGAAATTATTCCCGATGTTTCACTCTCTACAGATATTATCGCAGGTTTTTGTGATGAAACGGATGAGGAACACAAAGACACCGTCTCTTTGATGAAAATCGTAGAATACGATTTAGCCTATATGTTTGCCTACTCCGAGCGTGAACGAACACTCGCACATCGAAAATATGAGGATAATGTTCCCGAGGAAGTTAAAAAGAGACGGCTTTCTGAAATCATTCAACAACAGATGAACATCCAGCAAAAGAATAACAAACTGGAGATTGGCAAGAGACATCTTGTTCTGGCCGAGGGAGAAAGCAAGCGATCCAGCGAACAGCTTTCCGGCAGAACCGATACAAACAAAATGGTGGTTTTTGACCGCCGTGATTTCCAAAAGGGAGATTATGTAGAAGTTGAAATCACCGATTGTACGTCTGCTACTTTGATGGCTACTCCTATCCGAAAAACTTCGATCAGAGAATTTTACGCTGAGCCCGCCCTGGCATAA
- a CDS encoding MBL fold metallo-hydrolase, translated as MKFIASFFYELPMELKTFTVGPFSENTYLLTENDHAILIDPGFYDEREFRSFKGELEDSGEELLAVCLTHAHVDHILGLHKVLKEFDIPVYLNHSDLYLWNNFEQQSKIFGLSSGGFDFTPESLEEQKGFTLGNFEFDVIYTPGHSPDHVSLYFEKEDLLIAGDVIFHNSVGRTDLYKGEFDLLASSIREKLYALPDTTSVYPGHGPATTIGREKKHNAFVKAE; from the coding sequence GTGAAGTTCATTGCATCCTTTTTTTATGAACTGCCGATGGAACTAAAGACATTTACCGTAGGACCATTTTCAGAAAATACCTATTTACTCACCGAAAATGATCATGCCATTTTGATTGATCCCGGATTTTATGACGAACGGGAGTTCAGATCATTTAAAGGTGAGTTGGAAGATTCAGGAGAAGAGTTGCTTGCCGTATGTCTGACTCATGCCCATGTCGATCATATCCTCGGCCTTCATAAAGTACTGAAGGAATTTGATATTCCCGTTTACCTGAACCATTCTGATTTATACCTGTGGAATAATTTTGAGCAGCAATCCAAAATATTTGGTCTGAGCTCCGGCGGATTTGATTTTACTCCCGAATCCCTCGAAGAACAGAAAGGCTTCACACTTGGAAACTTTGAGTTCGATGTGATCTATACACCGGGACACTCCCCGGATCATGTCTCGCTTTATTTCGAAAAAGAAGATCTGCTGATTGCAGGAGATGTTATTTTCCATAACAGCGTTGGCCGAACCGATCTTTACAAGGGAGAATTTGACCTGCTTGCTTCCTCCATTCGGGAGAAACTGTACGCTCTTCCTGATACTACTTCCGTTTATCCCGGGCACGGGCCGGCAACAACAATTGGCCGGGAGAAGAAACACAATGCGTTTGTGAAAGCTGAATAA
- a CDS encoding HAD family hydrolase, translating into MDFTDLHERFVNLSKPLEPIDTDTIPTLHPIEGIRVIAYDFYGTLFISGVGDIGIDDGNVNAGLLTETLENSGIKILDKNAGSDGFKIYNEVVEEQIQNLKQNGIEYPEPDIRTVWKEVLEIMEEKNLIEYPKGDSIQNVVSVEFEARMNPVWPMSDAVETLKYFKEKGFVQGIISNSQFYTPIVLEALTEHSLDELGFEEKLLHWSFEENLKKPGLQFYRDFIDKLKNFDKDLDPSDVLYVGNDMLKDVYPAHELGMKTALFAGDKRSLKWREDDTRCKDIIPDLIITSLSQLKSFVKL; encoded by the coding sequence ATGGATTTCACCGATTTGCATGAAAGGTTTGTCAATCTCTCCAAACCACTTGAACCGATTGACACCGATACCATTCCTACACTTCATCCTATTGAAGGAATTCGTGTTATTGCCTACGATTTTTACGGCACGCTCTTCATCTCCGGCGTGGGAGATATCGGGATTGATGACGGAAACGTAAATGCCGGTCTCCTTACCGAAACCCTGGAAAATTCAGGGATTAAAATCCTGGACAAAAATGCCGGTTCTGACGGGTTCAAAATTTATAATGAAGTTGTTGAAGAACAGATCCAAAACCTAAAACAAAACGGAATCGAATACCCCGAACCTGATATCCGAACGGTTTGGAAAGAGGTTTTGGAAATAATGGAAGAGAAAAACCTCATTGAATATCCCAAAGGAGATTCAATACAAAATGTGGTTTCCGTAGAGTTTGAAGCAAGAATGAATCCCGTTTGGCCCATGAGTGACGCCGTTGAAACCCTCAAATATTTCAAAGAGAAAGGATTTGTGCAGGGAATTATATCTAACTCGCAGTTTTACACGCCCATTGTTCTTGAAGCTTTGACCGAACATTCCCTGGATGAACTTGGTTTCGAAGAAAAACTCCTGCATTGGTCGTTCGAGGAAAACCTAAAAAAACCCGGCTTGCAGTTTTACCGGGATTTCATAGATAAACTGAAGAACTTTGACAAAGACCTCGATCCTTCGGATGTGTTATATGTTGGAAATGATATGCTGAAAGATGTGTATCCCGCTCACGAGCTTGGAATGAAAACGGCTCTTTTTGCAGGTGACAAACGCTCGCTGAAATGGCGGGAAGATGACACCCGATGTAAGGATATTATTCCTGACTTGATCATTACTTCGCTTTCCCAATTAAAATCTTTTGTCAAACTTTAA
- the lptE gene encoding LPS assembly lipoprotein LptE has product MDCNRRTRTFLIALLILFSGCISYSFTGTSIPSDVQNIYIPFFPDQSQSGLGNLSDRLNRALLERFVNQSRLSLANDQETSDAFVEGAIQSYVNRPFSIGGDQQANLNEVSISVRATFQFASDEEPLWTSTFTGSATYDVLENPVDGELEAAETALQQIANNMFNDAVSNW; this is encoded by the coding sequence ATGGATTGCAATAGAAGAACCCGTACATTTTTGATTGCTCTGCTGATTCTGTTCTCAGGATGCATCAGCTATAGTTTCACCGGTACGTCCATCCCCTCGGATGTGCAAAACATTTACATTCCATTTTTCCCGGATCAATCACAGAGTGGGCTTGGTAATTTGAGTGACCGTTTGAACCGTGCGCTTTTAGAACGTTTTGTAAACCAAAGCCGACTTTCGCTGGCAAACGATCAGGAAACATCGGATGCATTTGTAGAAGGCGCCATACAGAGTTATGTTAACCGTCCGTTCAGCATTGGCGGAGACCAGCAGGCCAACCTGAATGAAGTCAGTATTTCTGTTCGGGCAACGTTTCAGTTCGCTTCAGATGAAGAACCGCTTTGGACATCGACTTTTACGGGAAGTGCCACGTATGACGTGCTTGAAAATCCTGTTGATGGTGAACTTGAGGCGGCAGAAACTGCCTTGCAACAAATTGCAAACAACATGTTTAATGATGCCGTTAGCAATTGGTAA
- a CDS encoding M20/M25/M40 family metallo-hydrolase, translating into MTDFKPLEKKLNGLEKKLKKYRELLLANLVMVGEIPAPTFGEEDRIKFILNRFDEAGLTDSSIDDQGNGVGVLSGKEGKSSILLNAHADTIFSAKTDHTMQVSSGSITGPGVADNSLGLAALMTLPYILEDLDIELKKDLVLLAGVQSLGRGNLEGIRFFLENNPFKISDAICLEGIQLGRLSYSSIGMFRGEITCTVPESYDWSRFGDASAILTLNEVINKINDIRLPKRPRTSIVMGSIVGGTSFNTIARDATLGFEVRSESQEVVEKAGETIQDIVMEVSSKTGDQVELDIFAKRSPGGIPFAHPLTNCARVVMESLDIEPRLAPSTSELSALIDEKIPALTLGITVGERTFKTNETIQIEPIFKGLAQLIGIILAVDGGYCE; encoded by the coding sequence ATGACGGACTTTAAACCACTCGAAAAAAAGTTAAACGGGTTAGAAAAAAAACTTAAAAAATATCGGGAACTACTTTTGGCAAATCTTGTGATGGTTGGAGAAATCCCGGCTCCGACATTTGGCGAAGAAGACAGGATTAAATTTATACTCAATCGTTTTGATGAAGCGGGTTTGACCGACTCTTCGATTGATGATCAAGGCAATGGTGTTGGCGTACTCTCCGGAAAAGAGGGTAAGTCTTCCATCCTGTTAAATGCCCACGCAGATACGATTTTCTCTGCCAAGACAGATCATACCATGCAGGTTTCCAGCGGCTCCATTACCGGCCCCGGGGTGGCTGACAACAGCCTTGGACTCGCCGCTCTCATGACACTCCCTTACATTTTGGAAGATCTCGATATTGAGCTCAAGAAAGACCTGGTTTTATTGGCAGGCGTTCAAAGTCTGGGCCGGGGGAACCTTGAAGGCATCCGCTTCTTTTTGGAGAACAACCCATTTAAAATAAGTGATGCCATTTGCCTTGAAGGCATTCAACTTGGCCGGCTGAGTTATTCCTCCATTGGAATGTTCCGGGGAGAAATCACATGTACGGTTCCCGAAAGTTATGACTGGTCGCGTTTTGGCGATGCAAGTGCAATTTTGACTCTCAATGAAGTCATCAACAAAATTAATGATATACGGCTGCCCAAACGGCCACGAACCAGTATTGTAATGGGATCTATCGTTGGCGGTACTTCTTTCAACACCATTGCACGGGATGCAACTCTTGGCTTCGAAGTACGGTCTGAATCGCAGGAAGTGGTAGAAAAAGCCGGGGAAACCATCCAGGATATTGTGATGGAAGTCTCCTCAAAAACCGGCGACCAGGTAGAACTCGATATATTTGCGAAACGCAGTCCCGGCGGAATTCCATTTGCCCATCCCCTTACCAACTGTGCACGCGTAGTTATGGAATCGCTGGATATTGAACCGCGCCTGGCACCAAGTACATCAGAACTTTCTGCCCTCATTGATGAAAAAATCCCCGCACTTACACTCGGAATTACCGTAGGGGAACGAACATTTAAAACCAATGAAACCATTCAGATAGAGCCGATTTTTAAAGGGCTGGCTCAATTAATCGGAATCATTTTAGCTGTTGACGGAGGATATTGTGAGTAA
- a CDS encoding alpha-amylase family glycosyl hydrolase, whose protein sequence is MPKNIFCENTLDQLQHHFTVIYGKDRVDECIKRTKKLVQKYNLKPSKKVSFHDVWTHKDHILITYGDMIQPSRGEPISKLRKQHQFLKESLSDTISSVHILPFFPSSSDDGFSVVEYRRVDERLGGWDDIGELSKDFRLMADLVMNHASRYSEWFKKYLRKEEKYKDYFIEIDPAENLSEVTRPRSTPLLTPVHTKNGEKFVWSTFSDDQIDVNFRNLDVLFEYLDIFFFYLSKGLSVIRLDAVAFIWKKIGSNCIHLKETHEIVKLMRTLVDCFSPKATIITETNVPHKENISYFGDGDETHMVYQFSLPPLLLHAILTENAFYLTKWVKSLDKLPENCTYFNFTSSHDGIGVRPLEGLVPQNEFNELVEGVKKKGGFVSEKKNPDGTLSPYELNITYFDAFTVINGSQSKQERRYMCSQILAVSLKGVPGIYFHNFTATRNNLQGVSITGRYRTINRKKWSYDELTSALSDPDTTTARIFSNMKEVISLRKKHPAFHPFGGQEAYDIDDRIFCLLRWDPDKTEKVLVLANVTGENVKVDLKEHPLPLKNGSSYNDILSGNQYVSNGEVELPPYKVIWIKV, encoded by the coding sequence ATGCCCAAAAACATTTTTTGTGAAAACACCCTTGATCAATTACAACATCACTTCACAGTAATTTATGGAAAAGATAGGGTTGATGAATGTATAAAACGAACGAAGAAGCTCGTTCAGAAGTATAATCTGAAACCTTCCAAAAAAGTTTCCTTTCACGACGTTTGGACACATAAAGATCATATTCTTATTACCTATGGGGATATGATTCAGCCCAGTCGCGGTGAGCCCATCTCAAAACTGAGAAAGCAGCATCAATTTCTGAAAGAAAGCCTGAGCGATACTATCAGCTCTGTGCATATTCTTCCGTTTTTTCCAAGCTCATCGGACGACGGTTTCTCTGTTGTTGAATACCGAAGGGTGGATGAACGGCTTGGCGGGTGGGATGATATCGGGGAACTGAGCAAGGATTTTCGATTAATGGCCGATCTTGTGATGAACCACGCTTCCCGATACAGCGAATGGTTTAAGAAATACCTGAGGAAAGAGGAAAAATATAAAGATTATTTTATTGAGATTGATCCCGCCGAAAACCTGTCTGAAGTCACACGCCCGAGAAGCACACCGCTGCTCACGCCGGTTCACACCAAGAACGGTGAGAAATTTGTCTGGTCAACATTTAGCGATGACCAGATTGATGTCAATTTCAGAAACCTGGATGTACTTTTTGAATATCTCGACATCTTTTTCTTTTACCTGAGCAAGGGCCTCTCTGTGATTCGCCTGGATGCAGTGGCGTTTATCTGGAAAAAAATTGGATCGAACTGTATTCATTTAAAAGAGACTCACGAAATTGTGAAACTCATGAGAACCCTGGTTGACTGTTTTTCTCCCAAGGCTACAATCATTACAGAGACAAATGTTCCTCATAAAGAAAACATCAGTTATTTTGGTGATGGCGATGAAACTCACATGGTGTACCAGTTTAGCCTGCCTCCGCTTTTACTTCATGCCATTCTTACGGAAAATGCGTTTTATCTCACAAAATGGGTAAAATCTCTCGATAAGCTTCCTGAGAACTGTACCTATTTCAACTTTACGTCTTCACATGACGGAATTGGGGTTCGTCCGCTGGAAGGGTTGGTCCCCCAGAATGAGTTTAATGAACTGGTTGAAGGAGTAAAGAAAAAAGGCGGGTTTGTTTCCGAGAAGAAAAACCCGGATGGCACGCTTTCCCCTTACGAATTAAATATCACTTATTTCGATGCATTTACTGTGATTAACGGATCTCAATCGAAGCAGGAGCGACGCTATATGTGTTCGCAGATATTAGCGGTTAGCCTGAAGGGGGTGCCGGGGATCTATTTTCATAACTTTACAGCTACCCGGAATAATTTGCAGGGTGTTTCGATTACGGGAAGGTACAGAACCATCAACCGAAAAAAATGGAGTTATGATGAACTGACAAGCGCCCTCAGCGACCCGGATACAACAACGGCAAGAATTTTCTCCAACATGAAGGAGGTTATTTCACTCCGAAAAAAACACCCGGCTTTTCATCCCTTTGGCGGCCAGGAAGCATATGATATTGACGACCGTATTTTCTGTCTCCTCAGATGGGATCCTGATAAGACCGAAAAGGTTTTGGTGCTGGCAAATGTGACGGGTGAAAATGTCAAAGTTGATCTGAAAGAGCATCCACTTCCTTTAAAAAATGGCTCCAGTTACAATGATATTCTTTCAGGAAACCAATACGTCTCGAATGGGGAAGTTGAGCTCCCGCCGTATAAAGTGATATGGATTAAAGTTTGA
- a CDS encoding SulP family inorganic anion transporter, giving the protein MDLKAVLSWIRNKFTILIWISDYTKDEFTADTKAGLTIGVIVIPQVMAYAVIAGLSPIYGLYGSLIPLLIYPLFGTSRHLSLGVVATDMIIIVSGASNIAEPGTSGYVSVVILLTMFAGLVHIALSLLRMGFLVNLLSKPVIFGFTAAAPLIIGFSQLGNILGIDTENSQYVGILLIDLIEKIESVNIVALAIGLTGFLMLYLLKKWKPMFPRALVLLVSSGLVVWGFKLQLYNLDLIGPIPSGLPSFEFPDISLENFRRLIPTVTTLVVVQLMTVISLGKTYASKYKYPINPNREFFAIGAANFVGSFFQSPPISGSFSRTVVSEQAGTKTTLSNVVCAAVICLTLLFLTPLFYYIPIAALSSIIILAVLSLIDIDELKYFFRTKPEDGYIAIFTFFSVLFIGIQEGILLGIGGSLLMVLYRSSRPNLAVLGHVGGTRTYRDLSRNPNASPIEEILILRFDASINFNNAEFIKDFIIHKSEERNKKIRAVIVDAKSINDLDTTAIEALRSVMETLETWNIEFHFAGMKTPVQKLLTRSGLARSLGGTHFHESTHMAVKYLLDKWDRKENIERDEQESEEEAPHRLSDYLKRVDR; this is encoded by the coding sequence ATGGACCTGAAGGCTGTACTCTCCTGGATCAGGAATAAATTTACCATTCTTATCTGGATCTCAGATTATACAAAAGATGAGTTTACGGCCGACACCAAAGCGGGATTAACCATTGGGGTAATTGTGATCCCGCAAGTGATGGCTTACGCGGTTATTGCCGGTTTATCGCCCATATACGGGTTATACGGTTCGCTTATCCCACTTCTTATTTATCCGTTATTTGGAACCTCAAGACATCTGTCTCTGGGAGTTGTAGCTACCGACATGATTATTATTGTTTCAGGCGCAAGCAATATAGCGGAACCGGGTACAAGCGGATACGTTTCTGTTGTGATTTTGCTTACCATGTTTGCAGGATTGGTTCACATTGCTCTTTCATTACTGCGGATGGGTTTTTTGGTGAACCTGCTGTCAAAGCCCGTAATTTTTGGTTTTACGGCAGCGGCACCATTGATCATTGGTTTCAGTCAGTTGGGGAATATTCTCGGGATCGACACTGAGAACTCCCAATATGTAGGAATTTTACTAATCGATTTAATCGAAAAGATCGAATCCGTAAATATTGTTGCGTTAGCCATCGGGCTTACCGGTTTCCTGATGCTGTATCTCCTAAAAAAATGGAAACCGATGTTTCCCAGGGCATTGGTTTTGCTGGTTAGCAGCGGACTCGTAGTTTGGGGATTTAAGCTTCAACTATACAATCTGGATTTGATTGGTCCGATACCTTCAGGGCTTCCTTCCTTTGAATTTCCGGATATTTCTCTTGAGAATTTCCGCAGACTCATCCCAACGGTAACAACACTCGTTGTAGTACAGTTGATGACAGTTATTTCACTGGGTAAAACATATGCCAGCAAGTACAAATATCCCATCAATCCAAACCGGGAGTTTTTTGCGATAGGTGCGGCAAATTTTGTGGGCAGCTTTTTTCAAAGTCCGCCGATTTCCGGGAGTTTTTCACGGACCGTGGTTAGTGAGCAGGCGGGAACGAAAACAACCCTGTCGAATGTGGTTTGTGCTGCGGTCATTTGCCTTACACTTCTGTTTTTAACGCCGCTATTCTATTACATCCCGATTGCGGCGCTTTCTTCTATTATTATCCTGGCTGTGCTATCACTGATTGATATTGACGAGCTGAAGTATTTCTTCAGAACCAAACCGGAAGATGGGTATATCGCTATTTTTACTTTTTTCAGTGTGCTTTTTATCGGTATTCAGGAGGGGATCTTGTTAGGTATCGGCGGATCGTTGCTTATGGTGCTCTATCGTTCCAGCCGTCCTAATCTTGCTGTACTTGGCCATGTAGGAGGGACACGTACGTATCGTGATCTGTCCCGAAACCCAAATGCATCGCCCATTGAGGAAATACTGATCCTCCGGTTTGATGCATCCATTAACTTTAACAATGCAGAATTCATCAAGGATTTTATCATCCATAAAAGTGAAGAGAGAAATAAGAAAATTCGTGCGGTTATTGTAGATGCAAAAAGTATTAACGATCTGGATACGACAGCAATCGAAGCTCTTCGATCTGTCATGGAAACGCTGGAAACCTGGAATATCGAGTTTCATTTTGCAGGGATGAAAACCCCGGTTCAGAAATTGTTAACCCGATCTGGATTGGCGAGAAGCCTTGGCGGAACTCATTTCCACGAAAGCACGCATATGGCCGTAAAATATCTTCTCGATAAGTGGGATCGGAAAGAAAATATAGAAAGGGATGAGCAGGAATCTGAAGAAGAAGCGCCTCATCGGTTAAGCGATTACCTGAAAAGAGTTGACAGGTAG
- the rpmE gene encoding 50S ribosomal protein L31, with amino-acid sequence MKKGIHPEYKEITVVMSDGSEFTTRSTMNVKEGVYKSEVDSKNHPFYNKDQKIQKKADRIDRFNKRYNKNK; translated from the coding sequence ATGAAGAAAGGAATTCATCCCGAATACAAAGAAATTACAGTTGTAATGAGCGATGGTAGCGAGTTTACAACGCGCAGTACCATGAATGTTAAGGAGGGGGTTTACAAGAGCGAGGTAGATTCAAAAAATCACCCTTTCTATAACAAAGATCAGAAGATTCAGAAGAAAGCTGACCGAATCGACCGCTTTAACAAACGTTACAATAAGAATAAGTAA
- a CDS encoding glucosyl-3-phosphoglycerate synthase has protein sequence MVSKLQDWIDNNTYHHSEFWDLKKLVEAKEKKGLKISLCLPTLNEEKTIGKELIIFKSELVERYPLIDEIAVIDSGSEDNTLEVAKNYGADTYLASDILPDLEPKKGKGENLWKAIYQLEGDIIVYVDADISNIHPRFVYGLVAPLIHRDEVQYVKAFYDRPLAFSGNVRASGGGRVTEILVRPLFSLFFPELTGIIQPLSGEYAVRREVLEKIAFPIGYGVETSHLIDVYHNYGLQAFAQTDLDKRVHENKPTQALGKMSFGILQTFIKRAKALGIFEKAEHETILRQFQVKQNHYEQNMMEIIEEERPPMIEIEEYRKKFKK, from the coding sequence ATTGTGAGTAAGCTTCAAGATTGGATTGATAATAATACCTATCACCATTCAGAATTCTGGGATCTCAAAAAACTGGTAGAGGCTAAAGAAAAAAAGGGATTAAAAATCTCTCTCTGCCTGCCAACTTTGAATGAAGAGAAAACCATTGGCAAGGAACTTATTATCTTCAAATCAGAACTGGTAGAACGTTATCCCTTAATTGATGAGATTGCTGTAATTGATTCCGGTTCAGAGGATAACACCCTGGAAGTTGCCAAAAATTATGGCGCGGATACCTATCTGGCATCCGATATTTTACCCGACCTTGAACCCAAAAAAGGTAAAGGCGAAAATCTCTGGAAAGCTATTTATCAGCTTGAAGGAGATATCATTGTGTATGTGGATGCCGATATCAGTAACATTCATCCGCGCTTTGTTTATGGCTTGGTCGCTCCTCTCATCCACCGGGATGAAGTTCAATATGTAAAAGCATTTTACGACCGGCCGCTGGCATTTTCTGGCAATGTGCGGGCTTCCGGAGGCGGACGCGTAACGGAAATTTTGGTAAGGCCCCTTTTCTCACTTTTCTTCCCCGAATTAACGGGAATTATTCAACCACTTTCTGGTGAATATGCGGTTCGCCGGGAAGTACTTGAAAAGATCGCATTCCCGATTGGTTATGGCGTAGAGACATCTCATTTAATTGATGTCTATCACAATTACGGCCTTCAGGCATTTGCACAAACCGATCTCGATAAACGAGTGCACGAAAACAAACCGACACAGGCACTTGGGAAAATGTCGTTCGGTATTCTGCAAACATTCATCAAGCGTGCCAAAGCGCTTGGAATTTTCGAAAAAGCTGAGCATGAAACTATCCTCAGGCAATTCCAGGTCAAACAGAATCATTACGAACAAAACATGATGGAAATCATTGAAGAAGAGCGACCACCAATGATTGAAATCGAAGAATATCGTAAAAAATTCAAGAAGTAA